In Maridesulfovibrio sp., the following proteins share a genomic window:
- a CDS encoding ABC transporter substrate-binding protein — MKRLAFIATLVAMLALPSFAMAKADLVIATDAPPLSMNPQAHSSDANFSYMSNFFDGLLQRKNGKLVPALATEWERKDALTWVFKLRKGVKFHNGNDFNADDVVFTFERMKDSKYSKLLNFGNSIASMETPDKYTVIFKTVKPVPWFAETMHQNFIVDKESSINRDDGDYNTKPIGTGAYIFDEWIKGSYLRMHANPNYWEGAPTKYKTVEMRPIVEEATRFAALAGKQVDMVNGVPLTLADRISKMPTVEMIQRPARRCIFLSVANKPGTPYADKRVRQAIAYAINEDEIIAKVMHGQATKANQIPDAATVGYDASIKRLEYNPEKAKQLLAEAGYKDGFEITIAGPNDRYINDEKICEAVAKYLARVGLKVNLDVKPKSIFFSELTSQKYPFYLIGWFDGSYDFGRSAEKLLHTVDKDKGMGGYNGASYSNPDMDKKLEESASIVDRSERAKALQEINRISIEDVSTIPLHYQQDMYAVVKGKNIKFTPRPDRWITVKEIQ, encoded by the coding sequence ATGAAACGTTTGGCATTTATTGCAACACTCGTCGCAATGCTGGCGTTGCCTTCTTTTGCCATGGCCAAGGCTGATCTGGTCATCGCAACCGATGCTCCGCCCCTGTCCATGAACCCTCAGGCGCACTCTTCTGACGCCAACTTCTCTTACATGTCCAACTTCTTTGATGGACTGCTCCAGCGCAAGAACGGCAAGCTTGTTCCAGCTCTGGCAACTGAATGGGAACGCAAGGACGCCCTGACTTGGGTATTCAAACTGCGCAAGGGTGTAAAATTCCATAACGGAAACGATTTCAACGCCGATGACGTTGTCTTCACATTTGAGCGTATGAAGGATTCCAAGTACTCCAAACTGCTCAACTTCGGTAACTCCATCGCATCCATGGAAACTCCGGACAAATACACTGTTATTTTCAAGACCGTAAAACCGGTCCCCTGGTTCGCCGAAACCATGCACCAGAACTTTATCGTGGATAAAGAATCATCCATTAACCGTGACGATGGCGATTACAATACCAAGCCTATCGGTACCGGTGCTTACATTTTCGACGAATGGATCAAAGGTTCCTATCTCCGCATGCACGCCAACCCCAACTATTGGGAAGGCGCACCCACCAAGTACAAAACCGTTGAAATGCGTCCTATCGTTGAGGAAGCAACCCGTTTTGCAGCTCTTGCCGGTAAGCAGGTAGACATGGTTAACGGTGTGCCGCTGACCCTGGCTGACCGCATCTCCAAGATGCCCACCGTTGAAATGATTCAGCGTCCCGCACGCCGCTGTATCTTCCTCTCTGTCGCCAACAAACCCGGCACTCCCTACGCTGACAAGCGTGTCCGCCAGGCTATTGCGTACGCCATCAATGAAGATGAAATCATCGCAAAAGTAATGCATGGTCAGGCAACCAAAGCCAATCAGATTCCTGATGCCGCGACTGTCGGTTATGATGCATCCATCAAACGTCTTGAGTACAACCCCGAAAAAGCAAAGCAACTTCTTGCTGAAGCCGGTTACAAGGACGGTTTTGAAATCACCATCGCAGGTCCTAACGACCGTTACATCAACGACGAAAAAATCTGTGAAGCTGTTGCTAAATACCTCGCCAGAGTCGGCCTCAAAGTCAATCTGGATGTTAAGCCCAAATCCATATTCTTCAGCGAGCTCACCAGCCAGAAGTACCCCTTCTACCTGATCGGCTGGTTCGACGGTTCCTATGACTTCGGCCGTTCCGCAGAAAAACTGCTGCACACCGTAGACAAAGACAAAGGTATGGGCGGATACAACGGAGCTTCCTACTCCAACCCGGATATGGACAAAAAACTTGAAGAATCTGCAAGCATCGTTGACCGCAGTGAACGAGCCAAGGCTCTTCAGGAAATCAACCGTATATCCATCGAAGACGTTTCCACCATCCCCCTGCACTATCAGCAGGATATGTACGCCGTGGTCAAGGGCAAGAATATTAAGTTCACCCCGCGCCCCGACCGCTGGATCACTGTTAAGGAAATTCAGTAA
- a CDS encoding amino acid racemase, whose protein sequence is MGSSEKIIGVIGGLGNEAMVDLAQKIKCVQGHENNAYVFYGNSRLAYKPHEVGQQWKAEDEPELRRRATARHTARIMQFLGCGPVGLSCNSAHELFREIMTGLPLTFVDMIYETARTLEGIGLKVLVLGVDSLVNSGLYHRALEQYGVEAVSPSSGNMVKVMSAIYDTDFGIKTAKITQQSENLLCEVISEECECQGCGAVILGCTELPLALTPESCIRFMDEGRLPAGLQIVDASAVLAQALVVAGGDAPSDKSLDINPSALVDWFAPATFLLETLDDLVTVQNRIINLSVEYLYGKCRKIEGSYMHLPTLFAVGDVPDFWEKATKIGLEVFNSETDLEEVLPEMFDRHFG, encoded by the coding sequence ATGGGCAGCAGCGAAAAGATTATCGGCGTAATTGGCGGGCTTGGTAATGAAGCCATGGTTGACCTCGCGCAGAAAATCAAGTGCGTTCAGGGGCATGAAAATAATGCTTATGTTTTTTATGGTAATTCCAGACTCGCATATAAACCGCATGAAGTAGGGCAGCAGTGGAAAGCTGAAGATGAGCCTGAATTGCGCAGAAGGGCCACAGCCAGGCATACTGCCCGGATTATGCAATTTTTGGGATGCGGTCCGGTCGGATTGTCCTGCAACAGCGCCCACGAACTTTTCCGTGAAATCATGACCGGGCTACCGCTGACATTTGTCGACATGATTTATGAAACTGCCCGCACACTTGAGGGTATCGGATTGAAGGTTCTGGTTCTGGGGGTCGATAGTCTGGTTAATTCCGGTCTTTACCATCGTGCTCTTGAGCAGTACGGCGTGGAAGCGGTCAGTCCTTCTTCTGGAAATATGGTCAAAGTTATGTCTGCAATTTATGATACTGACTTCGGCATAAAGACAGCCAAGATTACTCAGCAATCTGAGAACCTGCTCTGTGAAGTTATCAGTGAAGAGTGCGAGTGTCAGGGGTGCGGCGCGGTGATATTGGGCTGCACTGAACTACCGCTGGCTCTGACTCCCGAGAGCTGCATCCGGTTTATGGATGAGGGGAGATTGCCTGCCGGTTTGCAGATCGTGGATGCTTCTGCTGTGCTTGCGCAGGCTCTGGTTGTTGCCGGGGGTGATGCTCCCTCGGATAAGTCTTTGGATATTAATCCGTCAGCTCTGGTGGATTGGTTCGCACCGGCTACTTTTCTGCTTGAGACTTTGGATGATTTGGTAACGGTACAAAATAGGATTATAAATCTCAGCGTCGAGTATCTATACGGAAAATGCCGGAAAATTGAAGGTAGTTATATGCATCTTCCGACACTTTTTGCTGTGGGTGATGTCCCTGATTTTTGGGAAAAAGCTACAAAGATTGGTCTAGAGGTTTTTAACTCCGAAACTGATCTGGAAGAGGTCTTACCGGAGATGTTCGATAGGCATTTCGGCTAG
- a CDS encoding YceI family protein: MKRIILALFMMLLFATSASAETWKIDPDHSAAHFAIEHMMIAKVRGDFHGIAGKVDFKDGVPVKFDVTIDVNSIDTGVDKRDTHLKSADFLDAESYPEMSFVSKKIIPVANGFRVIGTLTIKGVSHDAEFSVAGLKDIRKDPWGNDRKGGKAELTIDRREFNIDWNAPIDGGGFMIGNDVEIIVDLEALKDK; encoded by the coding sequence ATGAAAAGAATAATTTTAGCATTATTCATGATGCTCCTGTTCGCGACATCTGCCAGTGCTGAAACATGGAAGATTGACCCGGATCATTCCGCTGCTCATTTCGCCATAGAGCATATGATGATTGCCAAGGTTAGAGGTGATTTTCACGGAATCGCAGGCAAAGTCGATTTCAAGGACGGTGTCCCGGTTAAATTTGACGTAACCATTGATGTGAACAGTATCGATACCGGAGTGGACAAACGAGATACCCACCTTAAAAGTGCTGATTTTCTGGATGCCGAAAGCTATCCTGAAATGTCATTTGTCAGCAAAAAGATTATCCCTGTCGCAAACGGATTCAGAGTGATAGGAACCTTGACTATTAAAGGCGTTTCTCACGATGCTGAATTCTCAGTAGCCGGGCTGAAGGATATACGCAAAGATCCTTGGGGGAATGACCGTAAAGGCGGCAAAGCAGAGCTGACAATTGACCGCAGGGAGTTCAACATTGACTGGAACGCACCCATTGATGGCGGCGGTTTTATGATCGGTAACGATGTGGAAATCATTGTTGACCTTGAGGCTTTGAAAGACAAGTAA
- a CDS encoding ABC transporter ATP-binding protein encodes MEQINKKEILRINNLQTYFFSSDGTAKAVDGASFSLTEGKVLGVVGESGCGKSVTAQSVMRLVPSPPGKIVGGEILFDGKDLTKLSMSEMRHIRGNRISMIFQEPMTSLNPVFTIGDQLSEMFILHRGMNKRDALDASIEMLAKVQIPAPEARAKEFPHQLSGGMRQRVMIAMALSCEPEVLIADEPTTALDVTVQAQILDLIIKLKDDFGTAVEMITHDLGVIAETADSIVVMYAGKVVEQADTIELFENTLHPYTRGLLNSTPILGRRTAGKFERLNEIKGMVPSLYNLPEGCKFCERCPDAMPVCKQKEPDLTEINGSHAVRCWLHIPN; translated from the coding sequence ATGGAACAAATTAACAAAAAAGAAATTCTGAGAATCAATAATCTCCAGACCTATTTTTTTTCTTCTGACGGCACAGCAAAAGCTGTGGACGGCGCTTCTTTTTCCCTCACCGAAGGAAAAGTTCTGGGGGTTGTCGGCGAGTCAGGATGCGGAAAAAGCGTTACTGCCCAATCAGTAATGAGGCTGGTTCCAAGCCCTCCCGGGAAGATAGTAGGCGGAGAAATCCTTTTTGACGGTAAGGACCTGACCAAGCTCAGCATGAGCGAAATGCGTCATATCAGAGGCAACAGGATATCCATGATCTTTCAGGAGCCGATGACCTCCCTGAACCCGGTTTTCACCATCGGCGACCAGCTTTCAGAAATGTTTATCCTTCACCGGGGCATGAATAAAAGGGATGCTTTAGACGCTTCCATAGAAATGCTGGCAAAAGTACAGATCCCCGCACCCGAGGCACGGGCAAAAGAATTTCCGCACCAGCTTTCAGGCGGGATGCGCCAGAGGGTTATGATTGCCATGGCGCTTTCCTGTGAACCGGAAGTACTGATTGCCGACGAACCGACAACAGCTCTTGACGTTACTGTTCAGGCCCAGATTCTGGATCTGATCATTAAACTGAAAGACGATTTCGGTACCGCTGTTGAAATGATCACCCATGACCTCGGGGTTATTGCTGAAACTGCGGATTCCATTGTTGTCATGTACGCCGGAAAAGTAGTGGAACAGGCAGATACGATAGAACTGTTTGAGAACACCCTGCACCCCTATACAAGGGGATTGCTCAACTCCACACCGATTCTGGGCCGCCGTACCGCTGGTAAATTTGAGCGTCTCAATGAAATAAAGGGAATGGTTCCCAGTCTCTACAACCTCCCCGAAGGATGTAAATTCTGCGAACGCTGCCCGGACGCCATGCCTGTCTGTAAGCAGAAGGAACCGGATCTCACCGAAATCAACGGCAGCCACGCGGTTCGATGCTGGCTGCATATCCCCAACTAG
- a CDS encoding oligopeptide/dipeptide ABC transporter ATP-binding protein, which yields MSEFLLQAEDLKVHFPIKKGILSRVHGYVYAVDGIDIELRKGETLGIVGESGCGKSTAGLALMRLIEPTYGTVRWKNRDMASMSASEMRALRREMQLIFQDPYSSLNPRMNVNQILSNPMDVHSLYKGSERADRLAFLLKTVGMNPDQGMRYPHEFSGGQRQRLGIARALALNPSVIIGDEPVSALDVSIQAQIINLLMDLKKQFDLSLVIISHDLAVVEYICDRIVVMYLGKVVETGSYTEIYSNPKHPYTQALLSAVPVPDPRRVRTRQILTGDVPSPINPPSGCRFHTRCPKAMDICSQEIPVATDFGEGHQATCHLY from the coding sequence ATGTCTGAATTTTTATTGCAAGCAGAAGACCTCAAAGTCCATTTTCCCATCAAAAAAGGAATCCTCTCCAGAGTTCACGGATACGTATACGCAGTAGATGGTATTGATATAGAACTGCGTAAAGGGGAAACTCTGGGTATTGTCGGCGAGTCGGGGTGTGGTAAATCCACCGCCGGTCTGGCGCTGATGCGGCTCATCGAGCCTACATACGGAACCGTGCGCTGGAAAAACCGGGACATGGCCAGTATGTCCGCGTCCGAAATGCGCGCACTCCGCCGTGAAATGCAGCTCATTTTTCAGGACCCGTATTCCTCTCTGAACCCGCGCATGAACGTAAACCAGATCCTGTCCAACCCAATGGACGTACATAGCCTATATAAAGGAAGTGAACGTGCAGACAGGTTGGCTTTTCTGCTCAAAACTGTCGGCATGAACCCCGATCAGGGCATGCGCTATCCTCATGAATTTTCCGGTGGTCAGAGACAGCGTCTGGGTATTGCCCGGGCATTGGCCCTGAACCCGTCTGTAATCATCGGTGACGAACCGGTTTCCGCTCTTGACGTGTCCATTCAGGCTCAGATCATCAACCTGCTTATGGATCTCAAGAAGCAGTTCGACCTGTCACTTGTCATCATTTCCCACGACCTCGCCGTTGTTGAATACATCTGTGACCGCATCGTGGTTATGTATCTGGGTAAAGTTGTTGAGACCGGATCTTACACCGAAATTTACAGCAACCCCAAACACCCTTACACCCAGGCTCTTCTTTCGGCAGTTCCCGTGCCGGACCCGCGCAGGGTGAGAACAAGGCAGATCCTTACTGGAGACGTGCCCAGTCCGATAAATCCCCCGTCCGGTTGCAGGTTCCACACCCGCTGCCCCAAGGCGATGGATATATGCTCGCAGGAAATCCCCGTTGCCACTGACTTCGGTGAGGGGCATCAGGCCACATGCCACTTGTATTAA